The region TCCTTGTTTTTTTGCCCCTTTATTTTAGCATCCTTGTCTGCCACAGCAGAACAAAAAGATGCATGGTGGAGGTAGAGCAATTTCCTCCTCCACAAATACCCACAATCAAGAGGGGGTAGACCAGTAAATATTTGTGAACCATGTTTCATACCCCACCACCCAAGTCCCACAAAGGGCACAtccctaaccctttatgtcagtgctttccagcactgacataagggcaatgcagctctgaggtaagggaaaaaacattcccttactttgaggaggcctctgtgagcaacacccaactgcaggatgcagcacgtgtcccattggcactgcagtgccagtgctggaaagcaccatcataaggggttaggattgtgcccttagttgccttAGCTCTAAATTGCAGTTGCTGGCTGCTGCTACCCTTATTGCTCAGTGTTCCCTCCTGTCTTTCCAATTTCAGTGAGGGTGCAATCTCAATTTGCTTCCTCCTAGATTATAATCTCCAATGCCATTGAGTTTCACAAATCTTGTGATGGAATTAAAGAGCTGATTCAGCCCTCTGCAATTTtcccttgaaatcagtgggacttacttccaagcaaacaCACAGAGAATTGGACTGCAAGGGCCAGCTTACATAGTAGAAGCTGTTTACGTGCAGTGATAAAGCTGCTTCTGGACTATCACACCTTAGGCAGTAGGTAAAGTGATCCAGGGGAAGGCAAAGGACCACCACTAATCTTCCCCTTAAGGGAAACTTCTGTAAACTCACTCCACCCAAGCAATTAGTGTTCCAGCTCCTTCACAGCCCTGACTGAAAAATGGTACCAACCTCATGGCATAGCTGCTTCTCCATAACATGGccaggctctttggagactgtaGGGACCCTTCGAATACAGAAGCTGGCCGTACCGGTCCTATTTCATGTTGCTTAACTACACATTAGGATTTATGCATTCAGTACTATGCCTTTCTAAACtgacttaagggcccaatcctatccaactttccagtgctgatgcagccacaatgcagcccttaggcaAGGGaccaagtgttcccttaccttgaggaggtctctgtgatggcaccctcagcccatgtcccattggtacaattgcattagtgctagaaagttggatagttcAAGCCCTTAGATTTCTGTACAGGGTGTATAGAGTGCTGGAGCACACTGGCAAAATAAACTAACCATTAGCCTTTATGGCAACCAGAAAATTTGGACAGTGTAAGCATTGAAAAGCTTACAGGGCCCCTGGGGAGGGGTTACAGTTCAGTGCTAGAGCCCATGCTCTGCATGCGGAACATTCCACCATCAgcccccagcatctccaggtacagcagGGAAACACCCCTGACAAAACCGATGCCGGCCTGTATAGACAGCACTGACCTAGATGAACCAGCTCTGTAGAAGCCAGCTTCACATGTTTAACAAGGGAAGGTGTGCCAATTTACTGAAATGAGTACTTGAGTTCATATTAAGCAAAACGTAAACACTAACAAAAAATATGAGCCAATGCAAGTGACAGCAAATCAGAGCTCCATAGCAAGACCACAAGTAGGTTTTagacaatatatatatttttttaaaaaaatctttacatCAGAACTTGCATACAGTTTAATAGCATAACTCATCTCCCTACAGCTCAGACAACCTGGTAACAGTGTGTATAACTTCTTGTTTTTGCTTTCATAATTTTAAAGCAAATAATACGTTTGAGTCTATTTACTCTGTGCAAATAAGGTAACTTTTGGAATCCTTCAGAAGACGTATCCAAGGTTCTCTCTGCAGAAGTCCTTTGTTTCTTAAAAATGATTTATGAGTGTAGGCTTTTCCCATATAAAGTGCTCCTGTCCAGCAGAACTCAAAGgcctttgaaaaaaagaaaaaggttctcTAGAAATTTTAAGgtcaaattaaaaatatatatattaaaaaaacaccaaaacgAAGAGATCACACAAATTCCAGCTTTCCATGCCCGCCATACATTCCCCAATGGACTAGTGAAAGTATTTTGTCATTGCTGAGATCTGGCTGTCGCATTTTGTCACAGGtcatgcagcagttctcatgaCCCGTGACTGGCACCATGCATTCCAAGTCTAGCTTCGCCACCTGTCCTTTTTTAGAATGGTGTCCGTGAAAGCTGTAGTGCAATCGGGAGAGCATTTGTTGCCGTTGATCTTGCAATCGTTTGTTTTCACTCCTGAGCATCCGCAGAGCTAGCATGATGAGGAGCACCAAAATTAGCCCACCAGCTATGGGAACAGCAATTACAGCTGCCCGGAACCAGAGTTCTTTGGAGGAGGTCAGCTCCTGAACTTTTGTGATGAGGTTCCTGCTGTTATCGTGCTGATATCTGCTTCCTTGCCCTGCAaaacaataaaacttttaaaaattaaagtccTTCAAAGTCTTTCAGTGTACCACCTAGAAGCCCACGTTTGAACAGCAGGAAGGGGGCCAGGCCCCCTTAACATTGTATAGCTCTCCCTCAGCTACTGTCCTACATCACTGTATTAATATTGTGACAAATGCTGGAAACCTCCATAGTTAGAGATGCTCACATATCTTCAAAGGTAAGAAAAATAAGGCCATTACAGTGTGGTGAACACGGTGTTGGCTTTAGACACTGGGATCCAAATTCAAATTCCAATCCAGGACTATTCCACATAATATTTTCAGATACATGTCAAGATTTTTTTCATTACAAAAAAATGTAATACCTGACTACTACTACATGTACATCATATGGGTATGCTTCTTAGGGAGGTACAACTGCTGGCAGCTCCTTATGGGCTAGACACAGAGGCAAGTGCAGATTTGCCCCAAAGTGAAATGTGTGCCATGACCCTTAACTATGCAGCTCATGTGGTGAGCCTTGAATTTTGTGCAGAATTTAGAGTTGTGTACCTTACAGTATAAAAACAATGGACGAGTTCTAGGCTTGATATACATCAAGAAACCAGAAGCATCCTGCAAAGCTGCAGAACACTAACCCAGATTCTTCCTGCCACAGCAACTCTGACAATACAGACAGACCAGCATCCTGCATTCTGCTGCACGGATATACCCAGGAGAGATTTTATGCTCTCTCAACTAGTAGGGCATCAGTAGAACCACACCACCAAGTTCCTTTAATTTGATGAATTACATGCCACATTTTTAGGTATCCATACTAAGCTGAGAAATGTCTTTTGGACCTTCCTCTCTTTGATTTAACAGTTTCACCCTGGTAAATGCAGAGTAACAAAATACCTgacttttaaattaaaattgtGTTTTGACAAGCCTCAATCAAGTTTCTTTTGCACTGTCTTAAAATTTACTGCCCCCATTCTAAAACTGGGCAATATCTAGTGCCCCTCCCTAATCTAGTTTTCCCTAGCAAGCTGACAGGCCTACTAGAGATGCAGGGAGGGAATCCAAGTTCTGTCTCTCATGCTAACACAGACACAACAGCTGCTTGGCAGAGATATGCCTATCTATGTTCCACCTCCAAAATAACCTGTTACATTCAAGACACCAATCAATAGCAGGCACACTAGGTCTTCCTTATGGTGGGTTAACctgcctatcccccccccccacacacacacaggttaaCCTGCAACACCTTGGTTAACCttgcatatgtatgtatgtaccagAGAAGAATTCTACTTACCCAAAGGT is a window of Tiliqua scincoides isolate rTilSci1 chromosome 5, rTilSci1.hap2, whole genome shotgun sequence DNA encoding:
- the BAMBI gene encoding BMP and activin membrane-bound inhibitor homolog, with translation MDRHSSLIFVWLQLELCAMAVLLAKGEIRCYCDAAHCVGTGYMCKSELSACFSRPVDPPNAYSPLTHGCLDSFASTLDICQANQAQNHSGPTIPTVECCYEDMCNYRGLYDVISPLRGEPLGQGSRYQHDNSRNLITKVQELTSSKELWFRAAVIAVPIAGGLILVLLIMLALRMLRSENKRLQDQRQQMLSRLHYSFHGHHSKKGQVAKLDLECMVPVTGHENCCMTCDKMRQPDLSNDKILSLVHWGMYGGHGKLEFV